The Legionella lansingensis DNA window GCATAATCGGGTTTTCGCATAAAATGCAATTGATAAAGGCCTATCAACAGAACTAACCATACTTCAAAAGCTTTTGGGCGTTTATCAAGAAACCGGTCCGCAATTGCTTGTAGACGAAAATAATGACGACAAACCCCAAAACACAGCTCTTTAGTAAAGGGAGTTACGTCTTTGCTCGCCTGCAGAGCATGTGACAAAGGAGCTTTTTCCTGTAAAACCGTCCCAAGTATCCATAAAGCCTGTAAGCGATCATTGCTTTTCATTCTAAAACGCAACCAATCTGCAAACGAGAACGATTGGCATTTAACCAGTCCGCCACCGTCATTATCTTGCCACCTGGAAACTGGATATGCTCAATCATCAATGCGTATTGACCTGTAGCCACTAACATTCCCTTTTTATCAAGAGAAAGAATAGTTCCCGGTTTGCCTGAGGAAGTCGTTTCCACGACGTGAGCACGATGAATTCTCATCACTTCTCCCTCTACCTCTGTATAGGCAATAGGCCAGGGATTAAAAGCCCGGATTTGATTATGAATTTCGCTAGCTGACTTAGACCAATGAATTGCCGCATCTTCTTTGTTGATTTTGCCGGCATAGGTAACTTGACTTTCATCTTGGGGTACAGGTTGCACTCGATTAGTGGCCAAAGCATCAAGTGTTGCTAATAGTGGAGCCACTGCGAGTTCAGCCAAGCGATTATGCAAGCTCCCTGCCGTATCATCAGCAAAAATAGGACAGCTTGCTTCAGCCAGTTTGGCTCCTGTGTCCATTCCAACATCCATTTGCATGATGGTTACACCCGTTTCTGTATCACCATGAAGTATGGCATGCTGTATTGGCGAAGCTCCTCTCCAACGGGGTAGTAAAGAAGCATGAACATTGACACAGCCAAATTTCGGTATTGATAAGACGGGAGGAGGCAAAATCAAACCATAGGCAATCACCACCATCACATCAGGTTGCAACGCCTTGAGTTCGTTGACAGTATCCTCATTTTTAAAATTAACCGGTTGATAGACGGATAATTTTTTGCTTACTGCCCACATTTTTACCGCAGAAGGTTGTAACTTACGGCCGCGTCCTGCGGGTCTATCAGGTTGTGTATACACCGCAAGCAATTGATGGGAGGACGCTGCAAGTGCTCTAAGACAGGGCAGGCCAAATTCCGGCGTTCCTGCAAATACGATATTCAAAGTTTGCTCCTCAAGCTTAATCCCCCCTCACCCTACCCTCTGCCACAAGAGAGAGGAAAAATATATGTGCTCCTCTACCAAGAGAAAAGGAATGCCTCTCCCCTTGTGGGGGAGGTCGACGCGCATAGCGCGGCGGGTGAGAAGGATTACAATCAGCGAGCTTCTTATTTCCGAGCTTTCTGCCGTTTGTATTTATCCAACTTTCTTCTTGCCATTGCGCGCTTCAAGGGTGAAAGCAAATCGACAAATAGTCTGCCATTCATATGATCTATTTCGTGCTGAAAACATTCGGCCAAAAGCCCTTCAGCCGTCATTTCATAGGGTTTGCCAAAACGATCTTGTGCACGAATTGTAACTTTTTGCGCACGAGTGACAGTATCATAGGCACCAGGCACCGATAAACAGCCTTCCTGATATTCCATCTGTCCTTCAGACGCTACGATTTCCGGATTTGCCAAAACAAGTTGCTGTGTTTTGTCTCCCAAAACATCAACAACTGACAAACGTAAACTGACACCGATTTGTGGAGCAGCCAAACCGACACCATTGACGCCATACATGGTTTCAAACATATCATCGATCAAGCTTTGCAAGCTCTCATCAAAATGTTCAACAGGTTTTGCGATTTGCCGCAATCTTGGATCAGGCAAATAGAGAATCTTACGAATTGCCATACTTATCTATTTAAAACATACGATGCGTGATATTATTGCCCAATACCTCGTGCCACCGCAAGATGCCACATCTCGGAGAAGTTACACACTTCGCTTAATGCTTCTCACTGATAGGCAGACCTATCTTGCCAATTAATGGATTATTCACTTTGACGAACAACAAACCTTATTTTATCGCACTAAATAAAATTCCTTTTATTGGTCCACGCACTATCGCCAATTTATGGGCACGCTGGCCGCGACTGGAAGACATGTTTAAGTTGTCAAAACAGCAACTAGAGAAGGAAGGTCTATCAACTCGACTTGCTGAGTCCATCACTAAGTTCTCATTGAATGAAATTGAAACAGATTTATGCTGGCAGGAAACGAGTAACCAGTATGTACTCACTTGGGAAGATCCTCTGTACCCAAGTCTACTGAAAGAAATTCATGATCCTCCAGTCGTGCTTTATGCACGTGGAGATCTCACCTGTTTACAACAGCCGACTGTCGCCATTGTTGGTAGCCGTAAACCCTCTATCCTGGGGAGTGAAACTGCATGGCGCTTTGCCTCTGGTTTGGCTTCTCATCAACTCACCATTGTTAGTGGTCTGGCCTTAGGAATTGATGCTCAAGCTCATGGTGGCTGTTTAGAAGCGACGGGGAAAACGATTGCGGTCATGGGAACAGGAATTGATCAAATTTATCCTCGTCAACATCGAGCTCTTGCTGATAAAATCCAGCAAAATGGCTTGTTATTAAGCGAATTTCCTTTAAAAACTCCCCCAAAAGCTGGACATTTTCCACGCAGAAATCGTATAATAAGTGGTTTATCATTAGCCATCCTGGTTGTTGAGTCGGCAATTAAGAGTGGCTCATTGATCACTGCACGACTGGCTCTGGAGCAAAATCGCGACGTCCTGGCTATACCAGGATCGATTCTTAATCCTCAAGCCAGAGGCTGTCACTATCTTCTGCAGCAAGGAGCGAAGTTAGTGACTTCAATTCAGGATGTCATGGACGAGTTAGGTCTGGATAGTAAGCAAGTCATACAAGCTAACCCAACACTATCCCTTGCCACGGATAACCAAAACCTAGTAAAGTGCATTGGCTTCGAGATAACGAGCGTGGATCAAATCATTGCACGAAGTGGGTTAGGCATTGAAGAGGTAGTCAGCTCCCTGGCTACATTAGAATTACAAGGGACAATTAAAGCAGTTCCTGGTGGCTACATGAGGTGCGCGTAATGAAAGATAGTTTGTTTGAAATATTAATGAGTTTTTTTGAAAAAAGCTTGGCACAGTTGAAAGAAAGTCAAACGAGTGTTGATGATAGCCAAGAGACAGGAGAGAACCTAAGCCTGGAAGATCGCACCATCTACATCAGAGATGCAAAAAAAACTGCCATGCGCTTATTTACTGTAGATGAGCAGAGAAAACTCACGAAAGCAAGCTATCAATTTCTAACACGCCTGATGCTTTTAGGAGTTATTGCTGAAGAAACCATGGAATTGATTATCAATCAGCTATTATTTTCCGAATCCCGCTTTGTCAGTTTGCAAGAAACCAAATGGACAATCCGCAACGCACTTGCCGATAACCTTGATGCGAATCAGTTAGCTTTTCTTGATCTTGTGCTATATCAAAAAGAAGATAAGTTACCGTTGCATTAATTTATTACCACAAGGAAGGTTAATTCTTTATGAGCAAACACTTGGTTGTCGTGGAATCACCCGCGAAAGCTAAAACAATTCAAAAGTATTTAGGCAAAGATTATGACGTATTGGCCTCTTATGGCCACGTCAGAGATCTTCCTGCGCGAAAAGGTTCCGTTAATCCTGATAATCAGTTTTATATGACTTATACGCCGATAGAAAAGAATCTCAGACATATTGAATCCATTGCCAAAGCCTTAAAAAATTCTGACTCTCTTCTATTAGCAACAGACCCTGATCGTGAAGGGGAAGCCATTTCCTGGCATGTGTATGAACTAATGAAAGAAAGGAATCTACTAAAAGACAAAGAAGTTCACCGCATTTTTTTTAATGAAATAACCAAATCAGCTATTCAAGAAGCAATAAGTAACCCACGTTCTATTTCCATGGATTTGGTAAATGCTCAGCAGGCTCGGCGAGCTCTCGATTATCTTGTAGGTTTCAATTTATCACCTTTATTATGGAAAAAAATTCGCCGCGGTCTTTCAGCTGGTCGTGTACAGAGTCCAGCATTGCGACTTATTGTGGAGCGCGAAGAAGAAATAGAACGTTTTGTACCACAAGAGTATTGGAAAATTTTAGCTCTTTGCCAACATGACAATACTGCTTTTCAAGCAAGACTGACTCATTTTTCCAAAACTAAATTACAGCAATTTACGGTCAATGAGTCGGGACAAGCACACAATATAAAAAACACTTTATTGAAAGAAGCACAAGGTTTCCTTGTCGTTGCTAACATTGAGAAAAAACAACGTAAACGTAATCCAGCTGCCCCCTTCATCACCTCTACCTTGCAGCAGGAAGCAGCTCGAAAATTAGGCTTTACTGCCAGAAAAACCATGATGGTCGCCCAGCAACTCTATGAAGGTATCGATATCGGCACAGGAACTGTGGGTTTAATTACCTACATGCGTACTGACTCGGTTAACTTAGCCCGAGATGCGATTGAAGAAATTCGCAGTTACATTCATGAACGTTATGGCCAAGATAATTGCCCAAGTTCACCTCGACTATACAAGACTAAATCAAAAAATGCTCAAGAAGCGCATGAAGCCATTCGTCCTACCTCCATTAAACGCACCCCTGAAATGCTTGAGCAATCGCTCACCAGTGATCAATTCAAATTGTATAATCTCATTTGGAAACGCACAGTGGCTTGTCAAATGGCCGAAGCGGTGATTGATACTGTCGCTGTTGATTTAAGCTGTGGTACAGGCAATATGTTTCGCGCTAATGGCTCAACAATTACTTTTCCTGGGTTTCTTTCTATCTACGAAGAAGGACGTGATGATACTCAGGATGATGAGGAAAATGCGTTACTCCCGGCATTGAAAGTCGGTGAAAAAGTGCATTTAAAAGATATTCTTGCAAAACAACATTTTACTGAACCTCCACCACGGTATTCTGAGGCTTCACTTGTGAAAGCTTTGGAAGAATATGATATTGGCCGCCCATCGACTTACGCCACAATTATTCATACGTTGCAACAACGTGAATATGTGACTGTCGATAAAAAACGATTCATCCCAACAGACGTAGGACGGATTGTTAATCGCTTCCTTACTGGACATTTTACCCGCTATGTAGATTACCAATTTACTGCACAGTTGGAAGATACATTGGATGCAATATCCCGTGGTGAACGAGATTGGATACCCGTCCTGGAAGAGTTTTGGAAGCCCTTTATTAGTCAGATTGAAAATACGGATACTCAGGTACAACGCAAAGACGTTACCACTGAAGCTCTCGAGGAAAAATGCCCGAAATGTGGGAAACCACTTGCTATTCGCTTAGGGAAACGTGGTCGGTTCATTGGTTGTACGGGTTATCCCGAATGTGATTACACGCAAGACTTGAACACCCAGGAAGGCGACAAAGCGGAACCAGAGGTTGTAGAAGGACGCGTATGCCCAGAATGTTCTGGTCCTCTACATATTAAAATCGGCCGTTATGGTCGTTTTATTGGTTGTAGTAATTTCCCCCGTTGCAAGTACATTGAACCCTTAGAAAAACCAGCGGATACCGCTGTACAATGTCCCAAATGCCACCAAGCAACTATCTTGAAGCGCAAATCTCGTAAAGGGAAAATATTTTATTCTTGTGGTAATTATCCTAAGTGCGACTATGCACTGTGGAATGAACCGATTGATAAGCCCTGTCCCAAATGTGCCTGGCCGTTGTTAACCGTCAAAGAAACAAAGCGCTCTGGAAAGCAAATTATTTGTCCTAAAGAAGGTTGCGGCTACACTGCAAGTGAGGAATGATTGTCAGGATCTCTGATGAACGTAACCCGGCTGATTGCAGCCGGGAGTTACTCTGTAAGCAGACTACACTTAGCTACCTTGGATTATTAAGCTGGTGCAAGGTGATTGCATTTCCTTCTGAGTCAATTATCACCGCCATCCGACAAACAGGGGAAGAAAAAATATCTAATTTGAATTTGACGTTTTCTTCTTTGAGATGAGAAACCAATTTGTCCAAATCCTCAACTTCAAAAGCAATAGAGCCGCCAGCATTTGCACTTGGCTTTAATCCTTCAGCCAGATCAGTGATAGTGAAACAGCCTCCATCAGGTAAATCATATTCAACCCAACGACCATTTGCGGTTATACTTCCAACAGTAAGCCCAAGCTTTTTTTCATAAAACTGTCTGGCACGATTGAGATCCTCAACAGGATACATTGTAAAAGCGACCTTCTTTAACATAGATCCTCCTCTCTAGGTTCTATAGGGGCTTGCATAAAAGTTCTTAATTTCTTTAATGACCAAAATGATGTCCTTATGCGAGATATCTAAGTGTGTCACTAATCTCACAATGCCTTTTTTGTTCGCTTGCTTTGGGAATAAAATACCTTTTTGCTGTAAGTGCGATTGTAATTCAGAATAACCATGTGCAAATCTTACAAAGATCATATTTGTCTGCAATCCCTCGACGTCTATACCCTCGATTTCTGCTAAAGTAGTGCCCAAAAGAAAAGCGTGCTCATGATCCTCGTGCAAGCGCGCCACATTATTTTCCAAAGCATAAATACATGCAGCCGCAAGAATGCCCGCTTGACGCATACCACCGCCTAAGATTTTTCGCCATCTTCTGGCTCTTCGAATGAATTCTTTTGTTCCACAAAGCACTGAACCAACAGGAGCACCCAAGCCTTTGGAAAGACAAATCGATACGGAATCAACATGCGCGCTAATTGCATGCAGAGGCACTTGCAGTTGAACTGCAGCATTAAAAACTCTGGCTCCATCTAGATGACTTTGGAGATTGTGTTCACCACAGAATAACCGTACTTTTTTTAAATAATCGAGAGGTAGGACTTTCCCATCCGTGGTGTTTTCAAGACATAGCAATTTGGTGCGTGGATGATGATCGTCCAATGGCTTAATGGCTAAAGCAATTTTATCCAAAGGCAACGTTCCATCTTCAGCAAATTCAAGTGGCTGTGGCTGAACACTGCCTAAAACAGCGGCGCCACCACCTTCCCACATATAAGTATGAGCCGTTTGTCCAACGATGTATTCATCGCCTCGTTCGCAGTGCGCCATAACAGCCATTAGATTCGATTGCGTGCCAGAAGGTGCAAAAACGGCTGCCTCCATGCCAGCTTTATCTGCCAGCATCTCTTCTAACTTGATAACAGTGGGATCCTCACCCCAAACATCGTCACCAACTTCCGCATGCATCATGAATTGCAGCATCGCTTTATCAGGTTTGGTCATCGTATCGCTACGAAAATCAATTTTTTTCATGTTAGATCTCATTATCCATTTGGTAAGTCTCTTGCGGCTTCGATATAAATCCGCTTAAGTTCTCGCAACTTGCCTCGAATGAAATTAATGGTTTGTAAGGTTTGTCTAGCATTTTCTTGCCAACCCTGACTTAGGGCATAAGCATACCATAATAGCCAGGTATGCAGCGTCAACCCCCAGAGGATATTATCTCCTCGTGGTAATTGTTTGGCATCATTAGCATAACCTGCTAATGCCGCTTGAAATAGTTTCTTATCAAAAATCAAAACAGCTAAACCTGAACAATTGCTTGCCAAGCCGATAAGCTCTACGAAGGGATGAATAAGACCAGCACTCTCCCAATCAATTAAGTGCGGTGTGTCTTCATTTTTCCAAACAACATTGTGCAAATGAATGTCACGATGACTCACAACCATGTTCTCTGCATCATAGTCATGATACTTATTGCAATGCTCAACTAAAGTAGATACCCAAGCAGGATAAGTTCCTGTTGCAGGTAATTGGATCTCGGGAAGCATTTTCGCTTTATCTTGTGGCAATCTTAGAGCATGCAATTGCGCGAGAACGCCTCCGAGCTTAAAAGCCTGAATTTCAGTGACAGCATCGGTAACTCGACCTTCACAATAAGGGAAAATGAGCCTTGAGGATGAGTTAGCAGCATTGGGTTCAAGACATGCACTAAACACCGGTGCAAACGTAGAACCCAGCTTTGCTGCCACCAAGACTGTAAGAGACGCGGTAAACGCAATTTGCGAAGGACTACTTGTGCCTAACCAGCTATGTTTGGAAAAGGTTTTGCAAACCCATTTGCTGTGATCTTGAAGCTCAATGATATCCGTTTGGTGCTGATAACTACCTTGCAAAGGCTGGACAGAAATGATGATTTCTGTAAAAAAGGCTTGCGACCAATGTTTATTAGCGAGTTTCGAAGGACGTCTATTATTCATGCATGAGTTGTTCGATATACCGTCTACAAGTTAACGGATTGTCCAAGAAATTGATGATGTGGCGTGTACCTCCTGTACCCGTAATGACTAACGAGCCATAGCGCAGGATACTCCCTAATACGGATTGCCGAATATCGATGCTTTCTATCTTTGATAAGGGGATGTCGACTGTTTGTCTCACCAACATGCCAGTACGCAAGATGACTTGTTTGTTTTTAATCGTGAGCGAGGAGAAATGATAGGTGACCCAAGTCATGATCATCCAAATCAAAGCAACAAAGAGAAACAAGATAGATACTTCTTTCAACGGCATCGAAGAGTAACCCATATAGATTGCAAATAGTGCTAACACAATTGGCCAGAAAAATAAGATCCAATGTAGCCTTGCAAAATATACGACATCTTTGTCTATCATTCTCACCCTTAAGTAGTAAGTAATCACTTAGACATAATGATATTGCAGATACGGGAAATTTGCTATGCTATGTTCTTTAACTCAGAAGTTCCCTTTAAGGATGTCAAATGCGCCAAGTCAATCGTTGTCTTAATCCGCAATTAGCAGCACTCTGTGAGAAGGCGATGGAACTGGCAGCCCTGAATAACCTGATAAAAAAATATTTGCCCTTGAGCTTAGTTGAGTATTGTAGAGTAGGAAGTTTTAACAAAGGCTGCTTAGTTATTGTCACAGCCTCTGCTTGGGCAACTGAATTGCGCTATATCATCCCTGATTTACGCGATAAATTGAGGAAACAAGCAGGGCTTTATCAATTGACCGGCATTAAAATTTCCATCGATGAAGCGAATGAGCATGGCATCAGCACTACCAAAATGAAGAAAGCCATCCAAATATCAGATCCAGCTCGCGCCATCATTTATACAGCCAGTAGTGAGTTTACTTATGAACCTCTTAAAAAAGCACTACAAAAACTAGCCCGTTAATTGCTTAGGTTGATAGCTCATCTGAACAGTGTCCATTGCCATTAAATCTGCTTTAATCATGTCAAAATCTTGTTCCCAAAAAACCAGTGCATTTTGCAAGAGCTCTCCGACCGAATCATTGTCAGCCTCAAGTAATGCGCTTGCAAGCTCCTGAACGCTTGCGTCTAACTTTCTCATTAAGCTTTTAATACTTAATAAATTTTTTACCGTATCACCGCGTTTAGTGACAGGTAATTTTTGATTTAAAGCAGCCGTAGCGAAATTATTTATGGCAACGATTAAT harbors:
- the fmt gene encoding methionyl-tRNA formyltransferase, whose product is MNIVFAGTPEFGLPCLRALAASSHQLLAVYTQPDRPAGRGRKLQPSAVKMWAVSKKLSVYQPVNFKNEDTVNELKALQPDVMVVIAYGLILPPPVLSIPKFGCVNVHASLLPRWRGASPIQHAILHGDTETGVTIMQMDVGMDTGAKLAEASCPIFADDTAGSLHNRLAELAVAPLLATLDALATNRVQPVPQDESQVTYAGKINKEDAAIHWSKSASEIHNQIRAFNPWPIAYTEVEGEVMRIHRAHVVETTSSGKPGTILSLDKKGMLVATGQYALMIEHIQFPGGKIMTVADWLNANRSRLQIGCVLE
- the dprA gene encoding DNA-processing protein DprA, which translates into the protein MTNNKPYFIALNKIPFIGPRTIANLWARWPRLEDMFKLSKQQLEKEGLSTRLAESITKFSLNEIETDLCWQETSNQYVLTWEDPLYPSLLKEIHDPPVVLYARGDLTCLQQPTVAIVGSRKPSILGSETAWRFASGLASHQLTIVSGLALGIDAQAHGGCLEATGKTIAVMGTGIDQIYPRQHRALADKIQQNGLLLSEFPLKTPPKAGHFPRRNRIISGLSLAILVVESAIKSGSLITARLALEQNRDVLAIPGSILNPQARGCHYLLQQGAKLVTSIQDVMDELGLDSKQVIQANPTLSLATDNQNLVKCIGFEITSVDQIIARSGLGIEEVVSSLATLELQGTIKAVPGGYMRCA
- the ltaE gene encoding low-specificity L-threonine aldolase; the encoded protein is MKKIDFRSDTMTKPDKAMLQFMMHAEVGDDVWGEDPTVIKLEEMLADKAGMEAAVFAPSGTQSNLMAVMAHCERGDEYIVGQTAHTYMWEGGGAAVLGSVQPQPLEFAEDGTLPLDKIALAIKPLDDHHPRTKLLCLENTTDGKVLPLDYLKKVRLFCGEHNLQSHLDGARVFNAAVQLQVPLHAISAHVDSVSICLSKGLGAPVGSVLCGTKEFIRRARRWRKILGGGMRQAGILAAACIYALENNVARLHEDHEHAFLLGTTLAEIEGIDVEGLQTNMIFVRFAHGYSELQSHLQQKGILFPKQANKKGIVRLVTHLDISHKDIILVIKEIKNFYASPYRT
- the topA gene encoding type I DNA topoisomerase is translated as MSKHLVVVESPAKAKTIQKYLGKDYDVLASYGHVRDLPARKGSVNPDNQFYMTYTPIEKNLRHIESIAKALKNSDSLLLATDPDREGEAISWHVYELMKERNLLKDKEVHRIFFNEITKSAIQEAISNPRSISMDLVNAQQARRALDYLVGFNLSPLLWKKIRRGLSAGRVQSPALRLIVEREEEIERFVPQEYWKILALCQHDNTAFQARLTHFSKTKLQQFTVNESGQAHNIKNTLLKEAQGFLVVANIEKKQRKRNPAAPFITSTLQQEAARKLGFTARKTMMVAQQLYEGIDIGTGTVGLITYMRTDSVNLARDAIEEIRSYIHERYGQDNCPSSPRLYKTKSKNAQEAHEAIRPTSIKRTPEMLEQSLTSDQFKLYNLIWKRTVACQMAEAVIDTVAVDLSCGTGNMFRANGSTITFPGFLSIYEEGRDDTQDDEENALLPALKVGEKVHLKDILAKQHFTEPPPRYSEASLVKALEEYDIGRPSTYATIIHTLQQREYVTVDKKRFIPTDVGRIVNRFLTGHFTRYVDYQFTAQLEDTLDAISRGERDWIPVLEEFWKPFISQIENTDTQVQRKDVTTEALEEKCPKCGKPLAIRLGKRGRFIGCTGYPECDYTQDLNTQEGDKAEPEVVEGRVCPECSGPLHIKIGRYGRFIGCSNFPRCKYIEPLEKPADTAVQCPKCHQATILKRKSRKGKIFYSCGNYPKCDYALWNEPIDKPCPKCAWPLLTVKETKRSGKQIICPKEGCGYTASEE
- the def gene encoding peptide deformylase, which translates into the protein MAIRKILYLPDPRLRQIAKPVEHFDESLQSLIDDMFETMYGVNGVGLAAPQIGVSLRLSVVDVLGDKTQQLVLANPEIVASEGQMEYQEGCLSVPGAYDTVTRAQKVTIRAQDRFGKPYEMTAEGLLAECFQHEIDHMNGRLFVDLLSPLKRAMARRKLDKYKRQKARK
- a CDS encoding DUF721 domain-containing protein, whose product is MRQVNRCLNPQLAALCEKAMELAALNNLIKKYLPLSLVEYCRVGSFNKGCLVIVTASAWATELRYIIPDLRDKLRKQAGLYQLTGIKISIDEANEHGISTTKMKKAIQISDPARAIIYTASSEFTYEPLKKALQKLAR
- a CDS encoding PH domain-containing protein, which translates into the protein MIDKDVVYFARLHWILFFWPIVLALFAIYMGYSSMPLKEVSILFLFVALIWMIMTWVTYHFSSLTIKNKQVILRTGMLVRQTVDIPLSKIESIDIRQSVLGSILRYGSLVITGTGGTRHIINFLDNPLTCRRYIEQLMHE
- a CDS encoding VOC family protein; this translates as MLKKVAFTMYPVEDLNRARQFYEKKLGLTVGSITANGRWVEYDLPDGGCFTITDLAEGLKPSANAGGSIAFEVEDLDKLVSHLKEENVKFKLDIFSSPVCRMAVIIDSEGNAITLHQLNNPR
- a CDS encoding DUF494 family protein; amino-acid sequence: MKDSLFEILMSFFEKSLAQLKESQTSVDDSQETGENLSLEDRTIYIRDAKKTAMRLFTVDEQRKLTKASYQFLTRLMLLGVIAEETMELIINQLLFSESRFVSLQETKWTIRNALADNLDANQLAFLDLVLYQKEDKLPLH
- a CDS encoding phosphotransferase family protein gives rise to the protein MNNRRPSKLANKHWSQAFFTEIIISVQPLQGSYQHQTDIIELQDHSKWVCKTFSKHSWLGTSSPSQIAFTASLTVLVAAKLGSTFAPVFSACLEPNAANSSSRLIFPYCEGRVTDAVTEIQAFKLGGVLAQLHALRLPQDKAKMLPEIQLPATGTYPAWVSTLVEHCNKYHDYDAENMVVSHRDIHLHNVVWKNEDTPHLIDWESAGLIHPFVELIGLASNCSGLAVLIFDKKLFQAALAGYANDAKQLPRGDNILWGLTLHTWLLWYAYALSQGWQENARQTLQTINFIRGKLRELKRIYIEAARDLPNG